A section of the Caballeronia sp. M1242 genome encodes:
- a CDS encoding YqgE/AlgH family protein, which yields MSKTSDRINLTNQFLIAMPSMVDPTFSGTVVYLCDHTDRGALGLVINRPTDIDLQSLFNRIDLKLEIEPLVHLPVYYGGPVQTERGFVLHEAGEGEPYSSSMSVPGGLAMTTSKDVLEAVASGKGPERFLLTLGHAGWGAGQLEEEISKNGWLTVEADSRIIFDVPAEDRLEAALSLLGVSRSMLSGEAGHA from the coding sequence ATGTCCAAGACTTCCGATCGCATCAATTTGACGAACCAGTTCCTGATCGCCATGCCCTCCATGGTCGATCCGACGTTTTCCGGAACGGTGGTCTACCTTTGCGATCACACCGATCGCGGTGCGCTGGGTCTCGTCATCAACAGGCCGACCGACATCGACCTGCAATCGCTTTTCAACCGCATCGACCTCAAGCTCGAAATCGAGCCGCTCGTGCATTTGCCCGTGTATTACGGCGGTCCGGTGCAGACGGAGCGCGGCTTTGTCCTGCACGAGGCGGGCGAGGGCGAACCGTACAGCTCGTCCATGAGCGTGCCCGGCGGCCTTGCCATGACCACATCGAAAGACGTGCTCGAAGCGGTCGCGAGCGGCAAGGGCCCCGAGCGTTTCCTGCTGACGCTCGGCCACGCGGGCTGGGGCGCGGGGCAGCTCGAAGAAGAAATCTCGAAGAACGGCTGGCTCACGGTCGAAGCGGATTCGCGCATCATTTTCGATGTGCCCGCCGAGGACCGTCTAGAAGCGGCGCTGTCGCTGCTCGGCGTGTCGCGCTCCATGCTTTCCGGCGAAGCAGGGCACGCATGA
- a CDS encoding deoxyribodipyrimidine photo-lyase: protein MADFDVGLVWFRRDLRAADNAALYHALTRCRRVLCAFVFDREILAPLAKNDRRVPFIHASVVELDRTLRAAGGALLMRHAMPLDAIPALARECGANAVFVNRDYEPSAKARDEAVARRLAGAGVAFFEFKDQAIFDRDDVLTGSAKPYTVFTPYKRKWLETLTPDALQPYASEDNLHALGKPPAQADQGIPSLAALGFADAEGPAFPAGTVGAYALFDDFRDRMTDYDRTRDFPAVKGPSYMGVHLRHGTVSIRALARVAHDAQRHGDRGAQTWLSELIWRDFYFAVLHHFPRVGMPGDHRAFKPEYDRIEWETGEAADANFAAWCAGQTGYPLVDAAMRQLNTSGYMHNRLRMVTASFLTKDLGIDWRRGEAYFEAQLNDFELSSNSGGWQWAASSGCDAQPYFRIFNPVTQSQKFDAAGKFIRHYVPELAALSDRDIHAPWLAKPDALKAANIALGADYPPPIVDHDAARKRTLLRYDVVRGAAKRASSLDEDDDAIA from the coding sequence ATGGCCGACTTCGATGTGGGGCTGGTCTGGTTTCGGCGGGACCTGCGCGCGGCAGACAATGCTGCACTCTATCATGCGCTTACAAGGTGCCGTCGCGTGCTGTGCGCGTTCGTTTTCGACCGCGAAATCCTCGCTCCGCTCGCTAAAAACGACCGTCGCGTGCCCTTTATTCATGCGAGCGTGGTCGAGCTGGACCGCACGCTTCGGGCGGCCGGCGGCGCGCTGCTGATGCGGCATGCCATGCCGCTCGACGCGATTCCCGCGCTCGCCCGCGAGTGCGGCGCGAACGCCGTGTTCGTGAACCGCGACTACGAGCCGTCCGCGAAGGCACGCGACGAAGCAGTCGCGCGAAGGCTCGCGGGCGCGGGCGTCGCGTTTTTCGAGTTCAAGGATCAGGCGATCTTCGACCGCGACGACGTGCTGACGGGCAGCGCCAAGCCGTACACGGTGTTCACGCCGTACAAACGCAAGTGGCTCGAAACGCTCACGCCCGACGCGTTGCAGCCGTATGCGTCGGAAGACAATCTGCACGCGCTCGGCAAGCCGCCCGCGCAGGCGGATCAGGGCATTCCGTCGCTCGCCGCGCTCGGTTTCGCCGATGCAGAAGGCCCCGCGTTCCCGGCAGGCACCGTCGGCGCGTACGCGCTCTTCGACGACTTCCGCGACCGCATGACGGATTACGACCGCACGCGCGATTTCCCGGCGGTCAAAGGCCCGAGCTACATGGGCGTGCATCTGCGGCACGGCACGGTGTCGATCCGCGCGCTCGCCCGCGTCGCGCACGACGCGCAGCGCCACGGCGACCGCGGCGCGCAGACGTGGCTTTCCGAGCTTATCTGGCGGGACTTCTACTTCGCGGTGCTGCACCATTTCCCGCGCGTGGGCATGCCGGGCGATCATCGCGCGTTCAAGCCGGAGTACGACCGCATCGAATGGGAAACGGGCGAGGCGGCCGACGCGAATTTCGCCGCGTGGTGCGCTGGACAAACCGGCTACCCGCTCGTGGATGCCGCCATGCGCCAGCTCAATACCTCGGGCTACATGCACAACCGGCTGCGCATGGTGACGGCGAGTTTTCTGACGAAGGATCTCGGCATCGACTGGCGGCGCGGCGAGGCGTATTTCGAGGCGCAGCTGAACGACTTCGAGCTTTCGTCGAATAGCGGCGGCTGGCAGTGGGCCGCGTCCAGCGGATGCGACGCGCAGCCGTACTTCCGCATCTTCAATCCGGTCACGCAGTCGCAGAAATTCGATGCCGCCGGCAAGTTCATCCGCCACTACGTGCCGGAGCTGGCGGCGCTGTCCGACCGCGACATTCATGCGCCGTGGCTCGCGAAACCCGACGCGCTGAAGGCCGCGAATATCGCGTTGGGCGCGGACTATCCGCCGCCGATCGTCGATCACGACGCCGCGCGCAAGCGAACACTGCTGCGTTACGACGTCGTGCGCGGGGCGGCCAAACGGGCGTCGTCTTTAGACGAGGACGACGACGCTATCGCGTGA
- a CDS encoding rubredoxin: MEYRSWMCLICGWIYDEEAGLPEEGIAPGTRWEDVPINWTCPECGARKEDFEMVQI, encoded by the coding sequence ATGGAATACAGAAGCTGGATGTGCCTGATCTGCGGCTGGATCTACGACGAAGAGGCGGGATTGCCGGAAGAGGGCATCGCGCCGGGTACCCGCTGGGAGGACGTTCCGATCAACTGGACCTGTCCCGAATGCGGAGCACGCAAGGAAGATTTCGAGATGGTCCAGATCTGA
- a CDS encoding hydroxymethylpyrimidine/phosphomethylpyrimidine kinase translates to MTGDSPPIVLTFGLSDPTGGSGLQADLLTLASMGCHSATVLTGYAVRDSATCDEVNGLDPDAVAAQARMLLEDMPIAAFKIGAATRAEVVSAIAEVVSDYDDVPLILAPDFTLDDEHVLSADELRESLADLLVPQTTMLIADHATLLQLAQPDSDAEAPTLDSAISHILAQGCEYVLAMETGTHRHVNTLYSEEGQVRQDLWDRGLHRVMGLTDTLGAAVAALLANGQEPAEAAREAQEYVFQAARAAFRPGMGAYLPDRFFWARSNDADDETDAASLPDDSAGLPGEARH, encoded by the coding sequence ATGACCGGCGACTCTCCACCGATCGTTCTGACTTTCGGGCTCTCGGACCCAACGGGCGGCTCCGGCCTGCAAGCCGATTTGCTCACGCTCGCCAGCATGGGCTGCCACAGCGCAACGGTTCTCACCGGCTACGCCGTGCGCGATTCCGCAACCTGCGATGAGGTCAACGGCCTCGACCCCGACGCGGTCGCCGCTCAGGCGCGCATGTTGCTAGAAGACATGCCGATTGCCGCATTCAAGATCGGCGCGGCCACGCGGGCGGAAGTGGTCTCCGCGATCGCGGAAGTGGTGTCCGACTACGACGACGTTCCGCTGATCCTCGCGCCCGACTTCACGCTCGACGACGAACACGTACTGTCCGCCGACGAGCTGCGCGAATCGCTCGCCGACCTGCTCGTGCCGCAGACGACCATGCTGATCGCCGATCACGCGACGCTTTTGCAGCTTGCGCAGCCGGACAGCGACGCGGAAGCGCCGACGCTTGATTCCGCCATCTCGCACATTCTCGCGCAGGGCTGCGAGTACGTGCTGGCGATGGAAACGGGCACGCATCGGCATGTGAACACGCTGTACAGCGAGGAAGGACAGGTGCGGCAGGACCTGTGGGATCGCGGGCTGCATCGCGTGATGGGCCTCACCGACACGCTCGGCGCCGCGGTTGCCGCGCTGCTCGCGAACGGTCAGGAGCCCGCCGAGGCCGCGCGCGAGGCGCAGGAGTACGTGTTTCAGGCGGCGCGCGCCGCGTTTCGTCCGGGCATGGGCGCGTACTTGCCGGATCGCTTTTTCTGGGCGCGATCCAACGACGCGGACGACGAAACCGACGCCGCGTCTTTGCCCGATGATTCGGCCGGATTGCCCGGAGAAGCCCGGCATTAG
- a CDS encoding DUF72 domain-containing protein — MPYRLPHLHKPGPQGAIRVGCAGWALSSSVQSSFPDEGTHLERYARVLTCVEINSSFYKPHREQTYEKWAQSVPDSFRFSVKLPKAITHDARLADTNALIDEFLAAAGKLGDKLGCWLAQLPPSLAFEHDLADAFFKALRERTKLPVACEARHPSWFTKDAAALLKAHHIAYVDADPIPDDCEIKHRADTSLVYVRLHGSPDLYKSSYDFPYLDDLARTLQARAKKTPEVWCIFDNTTLGHAQPNALHVMERLHLHHRKA; from the coding sequence ATGCCGTATCGACTGCCCCATCTGCACAAGCCCGGCCCGCAAGGCGCCATCCGCGTCGGCTGCGCGGGCTGGGCGCTTTCGAGCTCGGTCCAGTCGAGCTTTCCCGACGAAGGCACGCATCTCGAACGCTACGCGCGCGTGCTGACGTGCGTCGAAATCAACTCGAGCTTCTATAAGCCGCATCGCGAGCAGACTTACGAGAAGTGGGCGCAGAGCGTGCCCGACTCGTTCCGCTTTTCGGTGAAGCTGCCGAAGGCGATCACGCACGACGCGCGTCTCGCCGACACGAACGCCCTCATCGACGAATTTCTGGCCGCCGCCGGCAAACTGGGCGACAAGCTCGGCTGCTGGCTCGCGCAACTGCCGCCGAGCCTCGCGTTCGAACACGATCTGGCCGATGCCTTCTTCAAGGCGCTGCGCGAGCGCACCAAGCTGCCGGTTGCCTGCGAGGCGCGCCATCCGAGCTGGTTCACCAAGGATGCGGCGGCGCTTCTCAAAGCGCATCACATCGCGTACGTGGACGCCGACCCGATTCCCGACGACTGCGAGATCAAGCATCGGGCGGACACGTCGCTCGTCTATGTGCGGCTGCACGGCTCGCCGGATCTCTACAAGTCTTCGTACGACTTCCCGTATCTCGACGATCTCGCGCGCACGCTGCAAGCCCGCGCGAAAAAGACGCCCGAGGTGTGGTGCATCTTCGACAACACGACGCTCGGCCACGCGCAGCCCAACGCGCTGCATGTGATGGAGCGTCTGCATCTTCATCATCGGAAGGCGTAG
- the groL gene encoding chaperonin GroEL (60 kDa chaperone family; promotes refolding of misfolded polypeptides especially under stressful conditions; forms two stacked rings of heptamers to form a barrel-shaped 14mer; ends can be capped by GroES; misfolded proteins enter the barrel where they are refolded when GroES binds) → MAAKEVTFGDSARAKMVEGVNILANAVKVTLGPKGRNVVLERSFGGPTVTKDGVSVAKEIELKDKLQNMGAQMVKEVASKTSDNAGDGTTTATVLAQSIVREGMKYVASGMNPMDLKRGIDKAVAAAIEELRKISKPCTTNKEIAQVGSISANSDTSIGERIAEAMDKVGKEGVITVEDGKSLQDELDVVEGMQFDRGYLSPYFINNPDKQVAVLENPFVLLHDKKVSNIRDLLPVLEQVAKAGRPLLIIAEDVEGEALATLVVNNIRGILKTVAVKAPGFGDRRKAMLEDIAILTGGQVIAEETGLTLEKATLQELGQAKRIEVGKENTTIIDGAGEAVNIEARVKQVRKQIEEATSDYDREKLQERVAKLAGGVAVIKVGAATEVEMKEKKARVEDALHATRAAVEEGIVAGGGVALIRARKAIEGLKGANSDQDAGIRIVLRAMEEPLRQIVTNGGEEASVVVAAVAQGSGNYGYNAATGEYGDLVEAGVVDPTKVTRTALQNAASVAGLLLTTDAAVAELPKEDAPMPGGMPGGMGGMGMDM, encoded by the coding sequence ATGGCAGCTAAAGAAGTCACTTTCGGCGATTCCGCACGCGCCAAGATGGTCGAAGGCGTGAACATCCTGGCCAACGCGGTCAAGGTCACGCTGGGTCCGAAGGGCCGCAATGTCGTGCTCGAGCGTTCGTTCGGCGGCCCGACGGTCACCAAGGACGGTGTCTCGGTCGCGAAGGAAATCGAACTCAAGGACAAGCTCCAGAACATGGGCGCGCAAATGGTCAAGGAAGTCGCTTCCAAGACCAGCGACAACGCAGGTGACGGCACCACGACCGCTACCGTGCTCGCACAGTCCATCGTTCGCGAAGGCATGAAGTATGTCGCATCGGGCATGAACCCGATGGACCTGAAGCGCGGCATCGACAAGGCCGTCGCAGCAGCCATCGAAGAACTGCGCAAGATCAGCAAGCCCTGCACGACGAACAAGGAAATCGCGCAAGTCGGCTCGATCTCGGCGAACAGCGACACGTCCATCGGCGAGCGCATCGCTGAAGCCATGGACAAGGTCGGCAAGGAAGGCGTGATCACCGTCGAAGACGGCAAGTCGCTGCAAGACGAGCTGGACGTCGTGGAAGGCATGCAGTTCGACCGCGGCTACCTGTCGCCGTACTTCATCAACAACCCGGACAAGCAAGTCGCCGTTCTGGAAAACCCGTTCGTGCTGCTGCACGACAAGAAGGTTTCCAACATCCGCGATCTGCTGCCGGTGCTGGAACAAGTCGCGAAGGCCGGCCGTCCGCTGCTCATCATCGCTGAAGACGTCGAAGGCGAAGCTCTGGCTACGCTGGTCGTCAACAACATCCGCGGCATCCTGAAGACCGTTGCTGTGAAGGCTCCGGGCTTCGGCGACCGTCGCAAGGCCATGCTGGAAGACATCGCGATCCTGACCGGCGGTCAAGTCATCGCGGAAGAAACCGGCCTGACGCTGGAAAAGGCGACGCTGCAAGAGCTGGGTCAAGCGAAGCGCATCGAAGTGGGCAAGGAAAACACGACGATCATCGACGGCGCTGGCGAAGCCGTGAACATCGAAGCTCGCGTGAAGCAAGTGCGCAAGCAGATCGAAGAAGCGACGTCGGACTACGACCGTGAAAAGCTGCAAGAGCGCGTGGCCAAGCTGGCCGGCGGCGTGGCAGTGATCAAGGTCGGCGCTGCGACCGAAGTCGAAATGAAGGAAAAGAAGGCACGTGTCGAAGACGCTCTGCACGCCACCCGCGCAGCAGTGGAAGAAGGCATTGTGGCTGGCGGCGGCGTTGCGCTGATCCGTGCTCGCAAGGCGATCGAAGGCCTGAAGGGCGCGAACTCGGACCAGGACGCGGGTATCCGCATCGTCCTGCGTGCGATGGAAGAGCCGCTGCGCCAGATCGTCACGAACGGCGGCGAAGAAGCCTCGGTCGTGGTGGCGGCTGTTGCTCAAGGTTCGGGCAACTACGGCTACAACGCGGCAACCGGCGAGTACGGTGACCTGGTGGAAGCCGGTGTCGTCGACCCGACCAAGGTGACGCGCACGGCGCTGCAAAACGCGGCATCGGTGGCAGGCCTGCTGCTGACGACCGACGCAGCCGTCGCCGAACTGCCGAAGGAAGATGCTCCGATGCCTGGCGGCATGCCCGGCGGCATGGGCGGCATGGGCATGGACATGTAA
- the groES gene encoding co-chaperone GroES, translated as MNLRPLHDRVIVKRLDQETKTASGIVIPEAAAEKPDQGEVLAVGPGKRDDKGTQNALDVKVGDRVLFGKYAGQTVKVDGQELLVMREEDIMAVLVNK; from the coding sequence ATGAACCTTCGTCCTTTGCACGATCGCGTCATCGTCAAACGTCTGGACCAGGAAACCAAGACCGCATCGGGCATCGTGATCCCGGAAGCAGCGGCAGAAAAGCCGGATCAAGGCGAAGTCCTGGCCGTCGGCCCGGGCAAGCGCGATGACAAGGGCACGCAAAACGCCCTCGACGTGAAGGTGGGCGACCGCGTGCTCTTCGGCAAATACGCCGGCCAGACCGTCAAGGTCGACGGGCAGGAACTGCTCGTCATGCGCGAAGAAGACATCATGGCCGTTCTGGTCAACAAGTAA